From the genome of Malus domestica chromosome 04, GDT2T_hap1, one region includes:
- the LOC139195117 gene encoding uncharacterized protein, giving the protein MEKVSKKTGTSTNKRKAPVLVPSEDILPHKKIHKFRGEPSVRPKSQDGVLKGPAFRKTGVEAVENAAAVVAGEGSRLLPSPLTMEHTVQESDPGSRHEGKGKERAGSVPWKDLRVATRPKDFGDINNCLAGRRFAFDELGEPLAKDESDCDRMLKLSSYVSVTLSFPYFFLFIIII; this is encoded by the exons a tggagaaggtaagcaagaaaacagggactagcaccaataaaaggaaagcaccagtgttagttccttcggaagacatcctaccgcataagaaaattcataagttccgaggggaaccatccgttagacctaagtcccaagatggggtccttaaggggcctgcctttaggaagactggagttgaggccgttgaaaatgctgctgccgtagttgcaggagaagggagccgactgttgccttctcctcttactatggagcacactgtccaggaaagtgatcctggttcccgccatgaggggaaaggcaaggaaagagctggcagtgtcccgtggaaggacttgagggttgccacgcggccaaaggattttggggatatcaacaattgcttggcagggcgtcgattcgcctttgatgagctcggagagcccttagctaaggatgaatcggattgcgaccggatgttgaagctgtcttcatatgtgagtgttactttgtcatttccttactttttcctctttattatcattatttag